In Ureibacillus thermophilus, the genomic stretch TTTTCAAAAAAATGAAAACCGGTACTACTTGTTCATTTATTTCACATCAATAAAGAAACGTTTATACCATACGAGGAATACATAGACTGTCCAAATATATCTCGCGTAGTTGGCTTTTTGTTGATAATGGTCATCTAAATATTTCATTAATTGATCTGTATCGAAAAATTCCTTCGCGTATTCGGATTGGAAAGCTTCTTTTACTAAATTATAATACTTTTCTTCTCGGAACCAATGGCGGATTGGTACAGGGAAACCAAGTTTTTTCCGCTTTGCCCATTCTTCTGGAAGCTCTTTTAGGGCAGCTTGTCGCAATGCATATTTTGTATCTTCCTCATTGACGCGATACGGCGTTGGAATGTTTTTAGCCAACTCCATCACTTTTTTATCTAAAAACGGTACGCGCAATTCAAGGGAATGGGCCATGCTCATTTTATCTGCTTTTAATAAGATATCTCCAGGCAGCCAAAGATTTAAATCTAAATATTGCATTTTCGTTACATCATCTTCATAAGGCACTTCTGCGTAAATCGGCTTCGTGATGGAATGGACGCTTGGACCGCTGCGATAAGGAGGTTTTAACACATTCAGAGCATCTTCTTCATCCCATACAACGGCCTCGCCGATAAAACGCTCTTCAATCGTTTGTCCGCCTTTGACAAGGAAATTCGTATATTTATTTTTCGGCAATTTTTTCGCGATGTTTGAAATGATTCTTCTTAGGCCAAATGGAATTTTTTCATAGGCTTCCATACGTTTGGATGGCTGATACCATTCATATCCGCCGAAAATTTCATCGGCCCCTTCACCGGATAATACAACCGTCACGTCTTTGCTTGCCAATTCGCAAAGGAAATAAAGCGGTACGGATGATGGATTGGATTGAGGTTCATCCATATGCCATTGAATGGTTGGCAATTTTTCAAACACGTCGTCGGCGGAAACAAAAGTCCGCTTGTTTTCAATATTTAATAACTCCGATAATTCCTTTGCATGATCGGTTTCATTAAACATTTTTTCATAATTTTTAAATCCGACAGAGAAGGAAGTATTTGGACGTAAAAGGGCTGTAACATAGCTTGAGTCAATTCCTCCAGATAAAAAAGAACCGACTTTTACATCACTGATTTTGTGAGCTTCAACGGATTCTTTCACCGTTTTGCGGATTTCTTCCACATAGTATTCAAGGGTATTGTCTTTCGCATGATATTTTTTATCCCAATACTTCTCCATTTTTACAATTTTTCCCTCTTTTACAATCATGTAATGGGCAGGGCGCAATTTATAAACGCCTTTAAAGAAGGTTTCATCCATAGCTGAGTATTGGAAGGTTAAATATGGACGCAACGCATCTTTATTCATTTCTTTAATAAAGGATGGATGTGGTAAGAAGGATTTAATTTCTGATCCGAAAATGAATGTATTATCTTTTGTATGATTTGAATAATATAGAGGTTTTATTCCAAAACCGTCCCGGGCAAGCATCATTTGATTGCGATTCTTGTCCCAAATACAAAAGGCAAACATGCCGCGCAGCTGTTTTACGAACTCTTCCCCATACTCCATGTAGCTGTAAATTAGCACTTCACTGTCGGATTTCGTTTTAAAATGATATCCTTTTTCAATCAATTCTTCCCGCAATTCTTGGAAGTTATATATTTCCCCATTAAAAACCAGCACGATGCTTCCATCTTCATTATAAAGCGGCTGGTTGGCTGCATTTGATAAATCGATAATGCTCAAGCGGCGAAAGCCAAGTGATACTTTTTCATCCACATGCTTGCCTCCGCTGTCAGGTCCTCGATGAATAATTGTATCCATCATTCGTTCAATTGTTTTGTGATGATCGATCTCATCCGTTCCATGTATATATCCAATAAATCCACACATATTTTCTCGCCTCTACTTTCTGCATAACAAAATTATTTTATCAGAAATTTTTCCGCAATCATACTAAATAATGATTTTAAAACGATTCCTTTTAAGATTCAATGAATCTTTCCTATTGTACTATTCTAAACAGAACTGGACAATTTGACTAAAAATTTGACTAGCTATGAGAAAGACATTTTTTATTTCTTTTCTCTTCTGTGTATAATATGGAAAGAAAAATTAAAAGGAAAGAGAGATTCAATTTATGTACGACTGCATTGTCATCGGTGGAGGGCCGGCCGGTTTAATGGCCGCTATAGCAGCTGGAGAGCAAAAGAAAAAAGTGCTGCTTCTTGAAAAAGGAAATAAACTCGGAAGAAAGCTTGCTATTTCCGGCGGAGGTCGCTGCAATGTGACAAATCGTTTGCCGATAGATGATATCATCAAACATATCCCTGGCAATGGCCGATTCCTATACAGCGCCTTTTCCATTTTTAATAACGAAGATATCATTAAATTTTTTGAGAAATTGGGTGTTCCTCTTAAAGAAGAAGACCATGGGCGCATGTTTCCAGTTTCCAATCGGGCGCAAGATGTGGTGGATGCCTTAACAAAGGAATTGAAGCGGTTGAATGTAGAAGTTCGGTTGCAAACAGCGGTGAGCAAGTTATTGATGGATGATGAGAAAATATTGGGAGTGCGGCTTCAAGATGGTTCTGAAATTCGTTCCAACACCATCATCGTGGCTGTCGGGGGAAAAGCGGTGCCTCAAACTGGCTCCACCGGGGATGGCTACGCATGGGCCGAGCGGGCAGGCCATACGGTAACGGAATTGTATCCAACAGAAGTTCCAATTGTATCAAAAGAATCTTTTATTCAATCACGGGAATTGCAAGGTTTAGCTTTAAGAGATGCGGCCGTTTCTGTATTAAATCAAAAAGGAAAACCGATTGTCACCCATCAAATGGACATGCTCTTTACCCATTTTGGTTTAAGCGGACCGGCTATACTCAGATGCAGCCAATTTGTCGTGAAAGAATTAAAGAAAAACGGCGGCGCTCCTGTTCAAATCCGCATTCAAACATTAACAGATTTCAATGAAGAATCTTGTTTCCAATATTTAAATCAGCTCGTAAAAAAGGAAACGAAAAAATCTATCAAAAACGTATTGAAACCTATAGCTCCTGAAAGATGGCTGTTGTTTTTAATGGAAAAGTCAGGAATTTCCCCATCCAAAACCTGTGCAGAAATTTCCCAAGAACACATCCGCAAATTAGCCCATGAGCTGGTTTCCTTCACCATGGATGTACATGGAACACTTCCTTTAGAGAAAGCTTTTGTTACAGGGGGAGGCGTATCGATCAAGGAAATCGATCCAAAAACGATGGCTTCAAAGAAAAAGAAAGGATTATATTTTTGCGGTGAAATTTTAGATATCCACGGCTATACAGGAGGATTCAACATAACAAGCGCCCTTGTAACCGGCCGGATTGCCGGAATGAGCGCTGGAAAAGAGAGTTAATAAAAAAGGCTTCTGCCATGTCATTTAAGGGTTAAATTAATATTGGCGAATACATGAATTGACGCAAAAAAGAAGTTAAACAAAATCCCTTGATAGACATGACAGAAGCCTATTTTTTAATTATTTATGGAACTCTCTTCCATCTGTAACCGCATCTATATAGCCAGCTCGAATTACAAAATCTCCAAAATGTTCCCCTTCAAGCCGCTCTTTTGCATAGTGCTCAAAAATCGGTCTTAACGTTGCTAATATTTCTTCTTCTCCAATGTTTTCTTTATATATTTTGCTAAGGCGAGTACCTTGGAAGCTGCCGCCTAAATGCAAATTGTATTTTCCAGGCCCTTTCCCAATAAATCCAATTTCCGCCATTGCTGCTCTTGAACAGCCATTTGGGCATCCTGACATACGAATCACAATATCTTCGTCATATAAGCCAAATTCTTTCAACATTGGCTCAATTTTTTGGATGAGGGTTGGCAAATAGCGTTCCGCTTCTGCCATTGCCAAACCGCAAGTTGGCAAAGCGACACACGCAATGGAATTTCGTCGAAGAGCTGAATAGTTTTCACTTTCAGTTAATTGATATTTATCAAGAATTTGCTGTATGCTTTTTTTCGCTCTTGGACTGACATTGGCAATAATTAAATTTTGATTTCCCGTAAAGCGGAATTCGCCTTTATGAATCTCGGCAATTTCCCGCAATGCTGTTTTTAATGGATAGCCTTCAAAATCCCGAACACGGCCGCTTTGAATAAATAGGGTGAAATGATATTTTCCATCTTCTCCTTTCACCCAGCCATAACGGTCGCCGGTATGTTCAAAATGGAAGTCGCGCACCTCTTCAAATTCATAGCCTAGCCGGTTTTCAATTTCCTTCTTTACATTCTCTAAGCCTAGGCGGTCAATTGTATACTTGAAGCGGGCTTGCTTTCGGTCGGAACGGTTGCCATAGTCCCGCTGTACCGTCATAATTTTTTCGCAGACGTCGACGATTTTATCTTTTGATACATAACCTATTACTCTTGCTAATTGAGGATAAGTCCGCGTATCGCCGTGGGTCATACCCATTCCGCCGCCAATGGCCACATTAAAGCCGACTAATTCATCCTTCTCTACGATGGCAATTAAGCCGATATCTTGCGAGAACACATCCACGTCGTTGGCTGGCGGAACAGCGATGCCGATTTTAAATTTACGCGGCAAGTAAAGAGCGCCGTAAATTGGCTCTTGTTCTTCTTGAGTGTCCACTACTTTCTCATGGTCCAGCCAAATTTCATAATAGGCATTTGTTCTTGGCAATAAATGTTCGCTGATTTTTGTGGCATATTCAGATACTTCTTTATGCAATTTGGATTGATATGGATTGGCATTGCACATGACATTGCGGTTGACGTCCCCGCAGGCAGCGATTGTATCAATTAAAATTTTATTTAACTCTTGCATATGTTTTTTCATATTCCATTTTAAAATGCCATGGAATTGTATCGTTTGGCGAGTTGTAATTCTTAATGAACCTTCGCCATATTTATCCGCCAATTCATCCAATTTTAGCCACTGTTCAGGTTTGGCAACACCTGCTGGCAAACGCAAACGCACCATAAATTGATAGGCAGGCTCCAATTTTTTTCTGTCTCTCTCTACCCTTTCATCACGATTGTCCTGCAAATAGCTGCCGTGAAATTTTAATAGTTTATTATCCCAATCAGGAATGCCGGCTGAAAGTTCATCCTGCATTGTTTCAGCCAACGTTCCACGCAAATAGTTGCTAGCTTTCTTTACTTCCTCCACATCGCTTGGTTTTCCTTCTTGTGGTGGTAACACAATTTTTTTAGTCACGTATGTTTCCTCCTTAATAAACATCCCGCTGATAACGTTTTTGTTTTCTCAATTCTTCTAAATATGCTTCTGCTTCTTCCCGGGATTTGTTTCCTTGTTCCTGAATGATTTGGATGATTGTTTCCTGCACATCCTTTGCCATTCCTTTATCGCCGCAAATATATACGGCAGCTCCCTTTTCTAGCCATTCATAAAACTCTTTGGCTTTTTTCAGCATTTTATGTTGTACATACACTTTTTCCTCTTGATCTCGGGAGAATGCAACATCCAATTTAGTCAGCACTCCGTTTTTCAGCCAATTGAGCCATTCCTTTTGATAAAGGAAATCGGTCATAAAATGTTGTTCTCCAAAGAACAGCCAGTTTTCTCCGCTGGCGCCTCGCTCTTCCCGCTCTTGAATAAAGGCGCGGAAAGGTGCAACACCCGTACCAGGCCCGATCATAATGATAGGTGTTTCATCATCCGGAAGTTTGAAGTTCGGATTTTTTTGTACATATACTTGCACACAATCGCCGACTTCCAGCTGGTCTGCGATATAAGTTGAACATACGCCAAGTCTTTCTCTGCCATCCACTTCATAGCGGACAACGCCAATCGTTACATGGGCTTCGTCCGGATAGGCTAACTGGCTGCTTGAGATCGAATATAGGCGCGCAGGGATTTTTCTTAAACAATTGACGAAGCCTTGCGCATCCCATTGGAACGGCCCGAATTGTTCCACTACATCCAACAGGTCGCGGCCTTCGATATATTGTTTTAAAGCCTCTGAATCTACCATTAGGGCATGGAATTTTTCGTTATTTGTAAATTCTGCAAGCTTTTTCATCAATGGTTTGGTAAGCAGCGTGATTTCTAAAGTGTTTAATAACGCTTCTTTCAATGAAAGAGTTGCACCATCTACATCAACAGTTTCATTAGGTTCAAATCCTAATGCGGAAATTAAAGAATCTACAAGGTTTTGATTATTAACTGGGATAATGGCTAAACAATCTCCCGGTTCAAAAATAATCCCTGAATCCTCAAGGGAAAGTTCCAAATGGATGGTTTCTTTATTAGAACCTGTTGCATTCAAATTTATTTTTTCAATAATTTCTGCATGGAAAGGATTTTTGCGGGAATATTCCTTTCCTTCTTGTGCTTTAGAAACTGCTGCTTCTTGATTGCTGGCAGGAGTTGTTAAGGTTTCTTCAAGAAGTTTCTCTTTCACTGCTGCAAACCATTTTTCTGCCGGTTCTTGATAATCCAGATCGCAATCCACTCGTTCCACTAGACGCTCAGCACCTAGTTTTTCAAGCTGCAGATCGAACTCTTTCCCTGTTTGGCAGAAAAATTCATAGCTGGAATCCCCTAACGCCAGCACTGCAAATTTGACATGGTCTAATTTTGGCGCCCGCTTTCCATGTAAAAAGCTGTGGAAAGCGATGGCATTATCCGGCGGCTCCCCTTCGCCATGGGTACTTGCAACGATGAGTAAATATTGAGCTTTTTTCAATGCATTCGTTTTATAATCGCTCATGGATGAAACCGAAACATTCAAACCAGATTGCTGCAGCTGGTTGCCGAATTGTTCAGCTAACTTTTGGGCGTTTCCTGTTTGACTGGCGTAAAGAATCGTTACATGTTTTTCTTTAGGCGATGGTGACTGGACTACGGATGGAGCTGCTGCATTTTTTGGAGCATCAACAACAGCAATGTTTGCAGTTGCAGTTAAATATCCGGTAAGCCAAATTTTTTGTTGGGGCGTTAAAGTGGCCAACAATTCATTTAACTGCTGGACTTGTTTTTCATTAAAAGGACTATTGATGACTTCTAACACACTATACACCTCGATAAATAAATATTTTTCTTACTTTAAACGAATCTTTTCGTTTTTTTCGATTTGAATAATTAAATTATCTTGAACCACTAAAGTGATGGAGCCATAACTCATTGTACTAAGCATTTTTTTCAAACTTTCGACTGCCTTCTCGAAATTTTGTTGTCGTTTATCCATTTCAATCACTCCTCACATTTGAAGATAACGACTCTTTGATTCTCTCAATTAATACTTGACGCACGTTTTCGTCATACCCTAAACAGCCGCACAGCACAACTTGTTCGGAAAAACCTTGTTGTGCAACCTTTTTCTGAA encodes the following:
- the asnB gene encoding asparagine synthase (glutamine-hydrolyzing); amino-acid sequence: MCGFIGYIHGTDEIDHHKTIERMMDTIIHRGPDSGGKHVDEKVSLGFRRLSIIDLSNAANQPLYNEDGSIVLVFNGEIYNFQELREELIEKGYHFKTKSDSEVLIYSYMEYGEEFVKQLRGMFAFCIWDKNRNQMMLARDGFGIKPLYYSNHTKDNTFIFGSEIKSFLPHPSFIKEMNKDALRPYLTFQYSAMDETFFKGVYKLRPAHYMIVKEGKIVKMEKYWDKKYHAKDNTLEYYVEEIRKTVKESVEAHKISDVKVGSFLSGGIDSSYVTALLRPNTSFSVGFKNYEKMFNETDHAKELSELLNIENKRTFVSADDVFEKLPTIQWHMDEPQSNPSSVPLYFLCELASKDVTVVLSGEGADEIFGGYEWYQPSKRMEAYEKIPFGLRRIISNIAKKLPKNKYTNFLVKGGQTIEERFIGEAVVWDEEDALNVLKPPYRSGPSVHSITKPIYAEVPYEDDVTKMQYLDLNLWLPGDILLKADKMSMAHSLELRVPFLDKKVMELAKNIPTPYRVNEEDTKYALRQAALKELPEEWAKRKKLGFPVPIRHWFREEKYYNLVKEAFQSEYAKEFFDTDQLMKYLDDHYQQKANYARYIWTVYVFLVWYKRFFIDVK
- a CDS encoding NAD(P)/FAD-dependent oxidoreductase; amino-acid sequence: MYDCIVIGGGPAGLMAAIAAGEQKKKVLLLEKGNKLGRKLAISGGGRCNVTNRLPIDDIIKHIPGNGRFLYSAFSIFNNEDIIKFFEKLGVPLKEEDHGRMFPVSNRAQDVVDALTKELKRLNVEVRLQTAVSKLLMDDEKILGVRLQDGSEIRSNTIIVAVGGKAVPQTGSTGDGYAWAERAGHTVTELYPTEVPIVSKESFIQSRELQGLALRDAAVSVLNQKGKPIVTHQMDMLFTHFGLSGPAILRCSQFVVKELKKNGGAPVQIRIQTLTDFNEESCFQYLNQLVKKETKKSIKNVLKPIAPERWLLFLMEKSGISPSKTCAEISQEHIRKLAHELVSFTMDVHGTLPLEKAFVTGGGVSIKEIDPKTMASKKKKGLYFCGEILDIHGYTGGFNITSALVTGRIAGMSAGKES
- the cysI gene encoding assimilatory sulfite reductase (NADPH) hemoprotein subunit; the encoded protein is MFIKEETYVTKKIVLPPQEGKPSDVEEVKKASNYLRGTLAETMQDELSAGIPDWDNKLLKFHGSYLQDNRDERVERDRKKLEPAYQFMVRLRLPAGVAKPEQWLKLDELADKYGEGSLRITTRQTIQFHGILKWNMKKHMQELNKILIDTIAACGDVNRNVMCNANPYQSKLHKEVSEYATKISEHLLPRTNAYYEIWLDHEKVVDTQEEQEPIYGALYLPRKFKIGIAVPPANDVDVFSQDIGLIAIVEKDELVGFNVAIGGGMGMTHGDTRTYPQLARVIGYVSKDKIVDVCEKIMTVQRDYGNRSDRKQARFKYTIDRLGLENVKKEIENRLGYEFEEVRDFHFEHTGDRYGWVKGEDGKYHFTLFIQSGRVRDFEGYPLKTALREIAEIHKGEFRFTGNQNLIIANVSPRAKKSIQQILDKYQLTESENYSALRRNSIACVALPTCGLAMAEAERYLPTLIQKIEPMLKEFGLYDEDIVIRMSGCPNGCSRAAMAEIGFIGKGPGKYNLHLGGSFQGTRLSKIYKENIGEEEILATLRPIFEHYAKERLEGEHFGDFVIRAGYIDAVTDGREFHK
- a CDS encoding assimilatory sulfite reductase (NADPH) flavoprotein subunit, which produces MLEVINSPFNEKQVQQLNELLATLTPQQKIWLTGYLTATANIAVVDAPKNAAAPSVVQSPSPKEKHVTILYASQTGNAQKLAEQFGNQLQQSGLNVSVSSMSDYKTNALKKAQYLLIVASTHGEGEPPDNAIAFHSFLHGKRAPKLDHVKFAVLALGDSSYEFFCQTGKEFDLQLEKLGAERLVERVDCDLDYQEPAEKWFAAVKEKLLEETLTTPASNQEAAVSKAQEGKEYSRKNPFHAEIIEKINLNATGSNKETIHLELSLEDSGIIFEPGDCLAIIPVNNQNLVDSLISALGFEPNETVDVDGATLSLKEALLNTLEITLLTKPLMKKLAEFTNNEKFHALMVDSEALKQYIEGRDLLDVVEQFGPFQWDAQGFVNCLRKIPARLYSISSSQLAYPDEAHVTIGVVRYEVDGRERLGVCSTYIADQLEVGDCVQVYVQKNPNFKLPDDETPIIMIGPGTGVAPFRAFIQEREERGASGENWLFFGEQHFMTDFLYQKEWLNWLKNGVLTKLDVAFSRDQEEKVYVQHKMLKKAKEFYEWLEKGAAVYICGDKGMAKDVQETIIQIIQEQGNKSREEAEAYLEELRKQKRYQRDVY
- a CDS encoding YezD family protein, whose amino-acid sequence is MDKRQQNFEKAVESLKKMLSTMSYGSITLVVQDNLIIQIEKNEKIRLK